One part of the Enterococcus sp. DIV1094 genome encodes these proteins:
- a CDS encoding acyltransferase family protein produces MEKQKRLKSSRYITGFDGIRSLAVIGVILYHLLPTSMKGGYLGVPIFFVVSGYLITDLLRQEWEQNGKISIWQFYVRRMKRLYPGLVFLLITASAYITIFQRGLLNNLRGVVLSSLFYVNNWWQINNGLSYFDRFANESPFTHIWSLAVEGQNYLIWPIIFVFLMAVVRKKKWIFYTIMGTAIASAILMMVLYSPNGDPTRVYYGTDTRLFSIWMGSALAFIWPSTRLKKNIPKQAKKVLNIAGFTSLITLILFFFFLDDHLSFIYYGGLFLVSLLCMVLVAVTAHPGASLNRWLTNPIFTWIGKRSYGIYLYQFPVMIFYEAKVSGIADHVFLHTVIEITLILLISELSYRFIERPLARFDYGQTFRVVKGWFTKPIFSWKKPWVVPGTLVVAIALVGFVTAPKNAVTADQEQLQKNIAESKKLAEKSQNNQGNNVAPIDQAILDKYDLSKEQGEKAQQLELTAFGDSVMLDAAADLKELYPQVVVDGDVGRQLYTSLPYIEELKNRDLLKDTVLVGLGTNGSFSESQFDSLMSAIGDRKVYWVNVRVPTKRWQNEVNAMLAEMEKKYDNMTVIDWYSYSNAHNEWFYDDQVHPNPDGMLNYIHLVSEALLGETKGSETNQTSETSSTSTSDTTSDSTQASE; encoded by the coding sequence ATGGAAAAACAAAAAAGATTAAAAAGTAGCCGGTATATCACTGGCTTCGATGGGATTCGTTCATTAGCGGTCATCGGAGTTATTTTGTACCACTTGTTGCCAACAAGTATGAAGGGTGGTTACCTTGGAGTTCCGATATTTTTTGTCGTTTCAGGTTATTTGATTACCGATCTCTTGCGACAAGAATGGGAACAAAATGGTAAAATCAGTATTTGGCAATTTTACGTGCGGCGAATGAAACGATTGTATCCTGGACTCGTTTTCTTGCTTATTACTGCTTCAGCATATATTACGATATTCCAGCGAGGATTATTGAATAATCTTCGGGGCGTTGTACTTAGTAGTTTATTTTATGTCAATAACTGGTGGCAGATCAATAATGGTTTATCCTATTTTGATCGATTTGCAAATGAGTCACCGTTTACTCATATTTGGTCATTAGCAGTAGAAGGGCAGAACTATCTGATCTGGCCGATCATCTTTGTTTTTTTGATGGCAGTTGTCCGTAAGAAAAAATGGATTTTTTATACGATCATGGGAACAGCGATTGCTTCAGCTATTTTGATGATGGTGTTGTACTCGCCAAATGGTGACCCGACTCGTGTCTACTATGGAACAGATACACGTTTGTTCTCGATTTGGATGGGGAGTGCGTTGGCTTTTATTTGGCCAAGTACTCGATTGAAGAAAAACATTCCGAAACAAGCAAAGAAGGTACTGAATATAGCGGGGTTCACCTCATTGATCACACTGATTCTCTTTTTCTTTTTCTTAGATGATCATTTGAGCTTTATCTACTATGGGGGGCTATTTTTAGTCAGCCTTTTATGTATGGTTCTTGTAGCAGTTACAGCGCATCCAGGTGCGAGCTTGAATCGTTGGTTGACCAATCCGATATTTACTTGGATCGGTAAGCGAAGTTATGGGATTTATTTGTACCAATTTCCAGTGATGATTTTTTATGAAGCAAAGGTATCAGGGATCGCGGATCATGTTTTCTTGCATACAGTCATTGAGATCACATTGATCTTATTGATCAGTGAGTTGTCCTACCGCTTTATTGAACGTCCATTGGCGCGTTTTGATTATGGTCAAACGTTTCGTGTTGTCAAAGGTTGGTTTACTAAACCTATCTTCAGCTGGAAAAAGCCTTGGGTGGTTCCTGGAACATTAGTCGTAGCGATTGCGTTAGTAGGGTTCGTAACCGCACCTAAAAATGCAGTGACAGCTGATCAGGAGCAATTACAAAAAAATATTGCTGAAAGTAAAAAATTAGCTGAAAAAAGTCAGAATAACCAAGGAAACAACGTGGCGCCTATTGACCAAGCGATTTTGGATAAATACGATTTGTCCAAAGAGCAAGGTGAAAAAGCGCAACAATTAGAGTTGACTGCATTTGGTGATTCAGTCATGTTAGATGCAGCAGCGGATTTAAAAGAATTATATCCACAAGTAGTCGTAGATGGTGATGTTGGTCGTCAATTATACACAAGTCTTCCGTACATCGAAGAATTAAAAAATCGCGACTTGTTGAAGGATACGGTATTAGTTGGTTTAGGAACAAATGGTTCTTTCTCTGAATCGCAATTCGATAGTTTGATGAGTGCGATCGGGGATCGTAAGGTTTATTGGGTCAATGTCCGCGTTCCAACGAAACGTTGGCAAAATGAAGTCAATGCGATGCTGGCAGAAATGGAAAAGAAATATGACAATATGACAGTGATCGATTGGTATTCGTATAGTAATGCTCATAATGAGTGGTTCTATGATGACCAAGTCCATCCTAATCCAGATGGAATGTTGAATTATATCCATTTAGTCAGCGAAGCGCTATTAGGTGAAACAAAGGGGTCTGAGACAAATCAAACGAGTGAGACTTCTTCAACTAGTACGAGCGACACGACTTCTGATAGTACTCAAGCAAGTGAATAA
- the mazE gene encoding type II toxin-antitoxin system PemI/MazE family antitoxin: protein MLTTKSRRQRSSVIIDLPTENQVYIVVYSEDGTINLIPKIKDPFEGKEKAEYYEKDQWQALSCKRKEIVF, encoded by the coding sequence GTGCTTACAACGAAATCAAGACGACAACGCAGTTCTGTAATAATTGATCTACCTACCGAAAATCAAGTATATATTGTCGTCTATTCAGAAGATGGAACAATTAATTTGATTCCCAAGATCAAAGATCCATTCGAAGGCAAAGAAAAGGCGGAGTATTATGAAAAAGATCAATGGCAGGCTTTATCTTGTAAAAGGAAAGAAATTGTTTTCTAA
- a CDS encoding type II toxin-antitoxin system HicB family antitoxin, protein MKKVYPAIFEKDPVGYGIYFPDIEGAVTQSKDIIEGLEVASDALGIMLGDLVENNKPLPKPTNINDLSIDSEREFATLISVDLNDYLKDVQLDKKTIKIPHWLNVRATNEGINFSKTMSEALVQKLKI, encoded by the coding sequence ATGAAAAAAGTTTATCCAGCTATTTTTGAAAAGGATCCTGTTGGATATGGAATTTATTTTCCTGATATCGAAGGAGCAGTGACACAATCAAAAGATATTATCGAGGGGTTAGAAGTTGCATCGGATGCTTTAGGGATCATGCTCGGAGATTTAGTTGAGAATAATAAACCTTTGCCAAAACCAACTAATATCAATGATCTTTCGATTGATTCTGAGCGTGAATTTGCTACTTTGATTTCTGTGGATCTAAATGATTACTTAAAAGATGTCCAACTAGATAAAAAGACAATAAAAATTCCTCATTGGTTGAATGTGCGTGCAACAAACGAAGGCATAAATTTTTCAAAAACAATGTCTGAAGCCTTGGTTCAAAAATTAAAGATATGA
- a CDS encoding type II toxin-antitoxin system HicA family toxin translates to MPMTIREAEKLLKDAGFVEVKGGKGSHRKFTKKDYPRPVILTSHSKELSRRVEDSVRKAVGI, encoded by the coding sequence ATGCCCATGACAATCAGAGAAGCAGAAAAGCTACTGAAAGATGCTGGCTTTGTTGAAGTGAAAGGTGGGAAGGGCTCACATAGGAAATTCACTAAAAAGGATTATCCTAGACCCGTTATCCTTACTAGCCATTCAAAAGAGTTATCTAGAAGAGTAGAAGATTCTGTTCGAAAAGCAGTGGGCATTTAA